The genomic stretch TGGTAGGCCGCGCGACCAAACGCAGCGGCTCACTGGGGCGCGCGGCAATTGCGTCACCGCCAGCACTTTCAGTGGCTTCGCCCAAGATCCGCGCGCCCTCAGGCAGCGCAATGACGACACCCGCCCTCAGCAGATCACAATTCTCGAGCGTGCCGTGATTGATGCGGCACAAATCATCCCAACTGACAGGCACACCCGCGATCTGGCGGGCGATTGAGGCAAGGGTGTCGCCCTGCCGGACGACGTATGTTTCCTGCGCAGCAGCGCCACTGGCCATGAGTGCAAAACCAGTGGCTGTAATGAAAAACGAGCGTGTGGCAGTCTTTACCGTGTCAAATTCCCGATAAATCACAACACTGCCCCGCCTGAGCCCCGTCCTTTGAAATCAATCACCCGACAGAGCGGAAAATCCCCGGCACGCCCGCCCGGCCCCTGGATGGTGGCGCCGCACAACGGCTACCGCACGGCGCCTCGCTTGAGGCTACCCTGGGTCACGCATTGCCGGAGACCAAACGGCCGTCCCTACCTCTTCATGCGTTAACCAATAAGTGTCAAGTTGAAACCAACTATGCTGCGGCAATGCAGCACAGCTGGACCTGCCCCGCGCAACGGCTGTCTTGCGCAACCCGTGTGGAACTTTCTCGCAACGCACTGACGGAGGTTGCAGCGAGAGCCCGTATTTGTTGTCATTTTGACAGAAGCAGAGACGTTTTTGTGAGTGTTTTGATCAGCCGCCGTCGCAAGCATGGCGCAGTTGGCTGTTGCGCCTGTGATGACACCCCCCCTCGCCTTGCCGCATCAGGGCGCTGTCGCTTGCCTGAACGGGACCGCAGGCGCCATCGCCAGACTGCGGCACTCTGCACCTGATTGGTTTCGTTTTAAAACTTGCGGATTGCACAAAGTGTTTCAATCAGATAGTATCAAAACAATACTTTTTTGATTCACATTCAAGCGCATCCCGGAGGCCTTATGATCAAGCAACTCACTATGGCGACAGCCCTCGTCACAATCCTTGCAAGCGCAGGCTTTGCCCAGACGGCGGTCGAGTCGGCACAGTTCGAGGCCGCCATTGCATCCGCCGAGGCCGCATGTGCCAGCGGCGGCAGCAATTGCGCTGCCCTGATGGAAGTGGCCATCACCGCAATTGCCGCAGCGCCCGTCCCCGCCGCAACGCGGATCCAGCTCGTTGCCAGCGCCGCTGCACGTGTCACACAATCGCTGCCCGCCAGTATGGCGTCAAATGTCGTAGCAGAGATCACAGCCGCCGCTGGACGGCAGGCAACTGACGCCGCCAACAGCATCGTTGCAAGCGCGCCGCCAGCCGAGCGCACAGCCGCCCTCGCCGCTGTACCTGCCGCGGTCGCACAGGTCTCGACAGCCGCGACAAACAAGGCGGCAGAGCGGCCCGAGGTTGCAGCGCAAATCGCCTCTGGCGTGATCGAGCAGATCGCACGTGCACCGATGACTTCGGCAGCGCGGATTGAAGCCGTGTCGCGTGCCGCAGCGCAGGTAACTGATGGTCTGCCGACAACCGCCTCATCCGCGATTGTCGCGGCGTCAGTCTCGGTCGTGCTTGAGGCGGCCGCCACAACAACGCGCACGATTGCGGCCGCCGCGCCAGCGAATGAAGCCGCCGCAGTGCAGGCGGCCGTGACAGCCGGGAGCACTGCCATAGCATCTGCGGCCGCGGGCCAAGCCGCGCGGCGTCCCGATATCGCTGGCACCATTGCGAGCGTGGTCGAGGCGACACGGACCGCACCTGGCACCACCACAAATGTGCCAGAAATCGTATCTGTGCAGGTCCCTGAAGCAAGCCCGACCTGACCTGTGAAGCGTCGCGCAGCCCTGCGCTTCAGCGCGGCTCGTGATAGCACAAATACGCAAAGGGTCCGTTACGCACGGGCCCTTTTTGCATGCGATTGTGTCGGTCGTCTGTGAAACAACGCGCCAGTGCAGTGGGTCGCGCATGGCTCAATCACTGCGCCGCCAGGATGTGACGGGGCAGTGAGCATACCATGAGGTATCGCTGACCTACTGCGCATTATCTGGCTGCATCATGCAAAAGCAGCGCGTGACCCCGTCTTGCGTGGCCTTATCTGACACAAGACATCAGAGCGGCAAACGCGCATCATCCCAGCTATTTTCAGCAAAGCTCGCGTGAAGGGGGACGTTAACGCAGCGCGTTCGCTGTCAAACGATCAAAAATCCGAAATGACCCCATCAAAAAGACCAAAACAAGAAATAAACCGCTGATATCCCCGATGACATAGGCCGAAAAGATCATCGGGCTCGGTGCCGAGAATTGCAGCAAAGAAAGCCCTGCAGCATTGCCAATCGATCCAAGGACACCTGCAACCATGATTTGCTGCCAGGAGAACCGCGCCGATGACACCCATAGTCTTTCAAAGAAATGCCGCGCCATTGCAACACCAATAAAGCAGCTAAGCAACGATATCGCCGTTCCTGCAATGTGATATCCGTTTAGTCCAGAACCAAACACCATGAGCATCCACATCAAAAACGCCCCTGGCAAAAGGTAGATGAGCCCCATCCAGCCACAAAAGTAGAAAGTCAGGATCCGCACACCATGTGGCAAGAATACCAAGCTGACCACCGCTGGCAGCTCTGGAAACACTGCTTTCTGCACAGGTGATATCAATAGATTCATCACAATGAATGACCCTATGTAAGCTGTGGTGACAACGACCATTGCTTGCATAGAAAACCGCATTAGAAATCCCCATTACTCATGTGGAAAATTTGTGAAATGACTTTTTATCACCGTTTTATTTAATATCACCACAATATCAGATAGAAGGCATCAAAAATCTATATGAGTCTTTCAGTCTTTTTTTATGCGCAGTCTGCGCCCTTACGTCCGGCTGCTGTATCCGGAATAATAGCCGCCATAATAATAGGCTTTCTTGCCTCTTCTCTCCATTGAAAGAACGGGCAGGACATGGACGCCCTGATGCATGTCGCCACGAATGCGTTCTGCCGCACGCCTGACATCGCGCTGATTGGTTGCGGCATAGCGCACCATCATCACAACCAAATCGGCATAGGGTGTGAGGTAAAGCGTGTCGACCACGGGTAGAACGGGCGCCGTATCGATGACAATCGCATCGAATTCTTTTCTCAGCTTATAAAGAAACTGCACGGTGCGGGTCGAGGAAACCAGCGTATCTGTCGGCAAGTCAGACCGCCCGCCTCCGACCAGAATATCAAGACCTGTCTCCGGCTCGTGGAAATGACATCGCGCCAGATCGGCATCTGTCGCGCGCCCCGATAGCGCATCAAGAAGCGCAGTCGACGCAGGCGCGCCAATCCGGTGCGCGATGGACGGCTTGCGCAGGTCAAAATCCACCAGAAGGGTTTTTGTGCCGGACAGGGCCAGCGTGCGCGCAAAGGCGATCGCGGCTGTTGTCTTGCCTTCTTCCGGCACAGCCGAAGTGAACAAGTAGATGCGTCCACCTTCGCCAGGACGCGTGAGCCGCGCGGCCTGTCTGCGGACCTGTCGCAAGCTTTCCGAAAAACCCGACATCGGCGCCTGCCAGATTTGTGATGTCACATCGCCTTCTTCCGGCGTCGAAATGGCAGGCACCGGCAGCGCCACTGGCGCATTCAAAAGATCGCGCAGCTGATCCTCTGACGTCACACCGCCAATCAGGAATTCGTTGATAAAGGCCAGACCGACGCCCACGCCGAACGCCGCCACGATGGCAAGCGCAAGGATCAGCTGGCTGTTGGGAAAAGACGCCTTGGACGGCATCACAGCGCTTGACGCCATCACCGCATCGGAAATCTGCACATCGGCCAGGGTTTCCAACTGCCGCAGACGCCGCAGCAGGTTTTCATAATCAATCCGTGCCGTCGCACTTTCTTGTTGCAGCCGGTAAAACATCGACAGATCGGCAGATGGCAAGTCAGAGGCCAGAGCCGCCTCGCGCAATTCGGCACGCGCGCGCTCTGCGACCTGTGTCAGGTCCGAGATACCCGCCAGAGACGCGTCTCTGTCGCGCGCCGCCATCTCGCGCAGGCGGTTGTCGACATTTGCCAGTTCGGCCCTCAACGCCTCTGCATCGATCCCGCTTGCACTCGGGTTTGTCTCCAGCTGGCGTTGCAAGGCTTCGCGCTGTGCGGCCAGTTCAAGAACGGCTGCGGACAGCAGGTCGCTTTGATCCGCCTGAATGCCACGTCCTTCAACGATGGCGCGCAGCGCCGCGGATTGCTGCCGCAACCCGTCCAGCTGCCCCTGCGCAAGCGAGAAACGATCCCTGACCCCGATCAGGTCTTCGCGGTCGCTATTCTCGACAAAATCGTTAACCACATTTTCGAGGAACCGGTCCGCCTCGGTCTGCAACCGTTCCAGTTCTGCTTGCGCACTATCGATACGGGGCGCCAGAATATCGCGTGAGGCAAGGATCTGGCGGATTTTGTTTTCAACCTGCCGCGTGGTGTAGATCGAGACAAGAAGGTTGGCCAATTCTGCCGCCCTTTCAGGGTCCTCAGATGTGACCGATACCTCGACAAGATAGGTCAAGCCGCGCCTGCGGACCTGAACGGCATCGCCCACACGCCGCAGGATATCTGTCACGGCAGCGCCGGCCTCTCTTGTTGTGTCGGTCTCGATCCCGAGCCAGGCCATGACCTGCGCGCTGCGCGACACTGTCACACCAAACTCCGGATCGGACACCAGATTTGCCTCTGCGATCAAGGCCAACAGAACATCGCTTGATTTCAGGATCGCGACCTCGCCTTCGACCTGCGCGGAAATGGCCGCGCTATTGTTCTGGGATGAAACATCTTCAGACAGAACACCGCGATTTGGCTCGATCGAGACCAGCGCGGTTGCCGTATATTTGGGCGTGACAGCAAATAGATAGATCACAGCCAGCACGATGATGCTGGCAACAGACATAACAATCACGCGGTACTGACGGCGCAGAACGCCGATGAATGCGCTGATGTCGATTTGATCATCAGCGCGCGGGATGTCTTGATGTGTCATTGTCTGCTCGTCCTATCAGGTTTGTAGACTTCAAAAAATTCGGTGGTGGCGTCGCTTGTGCGGGGTATCACGCGCAGCGCTGTCAGACGGTCCGTGGCATAGGCGCCCGTATCGATGCAGCTGGTCTGACCAATCGTGCGGACCTGATCGGCAGCGAAATGCCCAAAGACCAGACGGCCTGCACATTGGGACAGCGCCGTCACATCGCCGGCCGCACCCCAGGTCAAGTCTGCAGCGGTCTGGGCCTCATCGGTTTTGGTGGGATCGAGCCCGGCATGGGTAAAGCGCCAGTCACCCGATCGCACGGCCCGTGGCGCGCGCCTGAGGGCGTCAAGATGCGGGCGCGGGATGCTGGCGCGTAAATGTTGCAGCACTTTGCTGCGCGGCATCCGCATGATGTCGGATTTGGTCAGGTAAATGCCATAGGAGTTCAGCGTCTCGCCGCCGCCATGATCCAGCCAAGCAAGGTTTGCCTCTGGTCGGTCGACAAAAGCGAGAAACATTTCCTCGTGATTGCCAAGAAGGGTCAAGCGACGCACGCCTTTGGGCGCAGGCGCGGTCAGGTGATCAAGCACATGGGCGCTGTGCGGGCCACGGTCGATCAGATCGCCAAGGTAAAGCAGCACCACGTCGCCATAGCTGCGTTGTGTCCAATCCTGCGCCAGCACGGCCTCCATCGCCGCTAGCAGATCGCGCCGCCCATGCACGTCACCAATGGCGTAAATCGCCTCTGGCGGCGGCACATCATGCCAAAACGATGGCGCTGTCGGCGCGGGGCGACGTTTGAAAAAAGACATAATGCCCTTCATCCCTTGGCCCCACGCGACAAGCCCGATGAATTGGGCGCCAGACCAAGGACGATCACGGCCACGAATAAATAGGCGTTCGCGGGCATCTCGAGTGAGAAGTCGAGCAGCGAATGAAGGCCCACAATCACGACCGCGGCAAGGGCAGCATCCGACAGATGTGACACCGGTGTCACGATCTTTGACAGGCTCCGGCGCAGCAGGGCCAGCGCGACAAGCCCAGCCAAGACAATCGGCAAACTGCCCAGAACAATGCCCAGCTCTGACCACAGGGCAAGATAGGTGTTATGGGCAAGGTGCCAATCACGGTCGGGGCTCACGGGCAGGCGTTGATAGGCACGGAATGCCTCGCCAAAATTGTCGAGCCCGACACCAAGCAACGGATTTGCGCGGATCATATCGAGAATGTTCAGGTAAAGATCGATCCGCACGCTCGCATTGTCCGCAGTGCTGCCAAGGCGTTCTGCGACAGCGCCACCATAAAGCAATGCGACCATGATGAGACTAAGCCCGCCAAGAAGCACCAGAGCGAGCGCCACTACACCGACCAGACCTGTGCGTCCGACAATACGCCGCAGGCGCAAGATCACCACGAGGCTCGCGCCAACAAGTGCTACGAACAGCCCCATGCGGGACGCTGTTGCAAAAATGGCCGCAAGACAAAGCAGCGCCACGGTCGCCAGAACAAGCGATCGCATTCTGCCCTCGAGTGGGCTTGCGCGATGTCCGCTGCGGTGCTGCCGGCCCACGCCCGTGTCGTCCGCAAGCGCGCTGGCCAAGGTCAGGCACATCCCCATCGCAAGGAATGTTGCAAAGGAATTGCGGTTCACAAAAGGACCGGTGGCAACGCCGTCATACGCGGGCCTCGTGAAAAAGAGCCATTCCGTGCGATCAATGGTGATCAACCCGTAAACCGCGTAAAACAGAAACCCGACCACCAAAATCGTCGCATAATCCAGCGCGCGCTGGCCACGCGTCAGCGCCTGCAACAGTGTCCAGCCCAGGGCGGCATAGGATAATTGCCGGATCAGCCCATAGATAGCATCGGTGTCGGACGCCGCCCCGCCAACAAGCAAGACATGCAGACATAGCCCTGTCAAAAACACCAGATAAAGCGGGGCCAATCCCGGCGCACCATGGGTCAGAAAACGGATGTGTCGGTTTGACCGTACCAAGCTATATGTGACGATTGCGGCGGCAAAAAACAGGACGCTTGCAAACATCAGCCACCAATGCGGACGAAATCCCCCAACCGCCATCGGCGCGATCACAACGACCGCCAAACAGATCGCGGCCGCAACCCGCACAGCCCATTGCGTCCGTATCCCAGAGTTCGCCTTATCCACGAATTTCTCTCCGCAGGGCGTTCAGGAACCTTTGTCGGTCGAGGGCAGGCAATGCGTCGGCGATCCGGTCGACAATGGGGCGCAGTTCTGCCATCTGCACGTAAAGCGAGGCGGCAATTGTCACACCACGGCCAGAGCCGATCAGAACAGGCAGCTCCCCTTCCAGCAGGCCGCCATTTTGCGTCAGCTGTTCTGGTGAAAAGGCGAGTAGTCCGATCCGGATACGGTAGAGGATCATGGCCAGATCGGTTGGCGCCAGCGCCAAAGAGTGCCGGAGCATCTGGTCCACAGCAGCAAGATCACCCGCGGCCAGTTGCTCGACCGCCAAAACGGCATGTATCTCCGCCAGTTCCAGCCCCGATGCCTGCGCATGATGCGCCTGGATCGCACAATTGTCGGTAATTGCCTGTCTGACTTCTGCGGCTTGAAAGGACAATCCCTGCGAAGAAAGAAGAAACAGACAGCTCGACAGCAACCGGCGTTGGTGACGGCTTCCCGAGGATATCGGCAACGCAACAGGAGGATCCGTCCAGAATAGGATAGAGGACGCCCTCTCGTCGGGACCGACAAAGGCTGCCGAAAGCTCACGTGATGCAAGGCCGGCACTCACGGCGCCGAGCGTCACCAGAATAACCATGGCTGCGATGGAAATAATTGCCGTAAATAGTTTCATTAAGGCACTGTAAACTTTATTATATTCATGATTAAAGCTTTTTATAATGGCTCTTGAGTGAGACTGATCTAACTTTTACTACCAAAATGCAACTGATTGTCGACCTGAAGCGACAAAATGTGGGAGCAGCCAGATGGAGCCGGTAGCGGGAATTGGGGCAGGCTTTGCGCAAGCGATACTTGGTCTCGCAGACTTGCTGAAAGGAACCTCCGCCCCGGGCATGGTTGCGCTTACTCTTTTTGTGGCGACAGGTGGGATGATGCTGATAGCCCATATCCGGTTTTTGCGGGCCTGCTCCTATCCCAAAGACCTTACCCTCGTGCTGAAAACAAAGCAGCGTTCCATCACGCGCGCACTGGTGACGGGCCTTCATATACCACTGCCAAAGCGAAATTACGGGCCAGTCTCCGCACGTCAGATGCGGGTTTGGACAGCTTTTTGCGACGAATTGTTGTACACATCAGATGCATCAGGGCGCGCAGCCAGCCCCATCGATCCAGCATTCGCGCTGTCGCGCGAGGCGCTTGGTCTGCGCCTTGGCATCTGGCGCATTGTGCCAGCGACACTGGTCGGCATTGGCCTGGTTTTGACCTTTCTTGGCCTGATCGCCGCATTGCGAGAGGCGGGCGTTTCCATCACCGCATCGGGAACTGATCCCGATATGGTCAAACAGGCACTGTCCGACCTTTTAACGATCGCGAGCGCGAAATTCATCATGTCGCTCGCAGGGCTCACCGGGTCGATTGTGTTCGGCGTTTTCCTGAAGTTCTGGGAGGTGCGGCTCGAAACAATCGCCACCGCGCTCTCTGACGAGGTGCGAAGCCGGTTGGATGTCGTGACACCAGAACGCGCCTTGCAGCAGCTGCTTGCGTCGTCCCACCGCCTGGAGGGGCTGCTCAAGGCTGCGAAGCTCTAATGTTTCAGCGCCGCGTCATCAATGATCACGACGAGGAAGAGAGCATCTTCATCTCGATGACGGATTTGACCGTTTCGATGATGCTTTTACTTGTCATCCTGCTTGGCTTTTTTGCGTCTCAATTCCGTGACGCAAACCTTCTCGAACAAGCCGAGCAACGATCCGAGGAAGTGCGCGCCCTGCAAGTGGTTGCGGCGCAAACAGAGCGCGACATGCGCGCTTTGACGCAATTCGTGACAACGCTGGAAGCCGCGTTGCTGACATCTCAAGCAGAAGGCATTGCCTTGAAAGAAGACCTGCGGACAGCGGCACTTGCCAGCGCAGAACAGGCAGAGCTGTTTTCTGCACAGCTGGGGGCAAAGCAAGCTGAGAACGTAGCGCTGCGATCCGAGAGTGCGGCGTTGGAGCAGAGAGCCGCTAGTCTTGAGGCTGAGCGTGATCGCGCGACGGCCGCACTTGAACAAGCGACAGCAGCGTTTGAAGAAGGCTTGACGATTGCCCTCTCAGATGCGGCAGAACTTGAGGCCAGATTGCAAAGAGCTGAGGCTCTGCTTGCCGCAGAACGCGCGCGGGCTTTTGCGCTTGAAGATGATCTTGAAAGTGCCACCGAGGCTTTGTCTGCGCAGCAGACAGACAGTCTCGCTTCGCAAGAGCAGCGCCTTGCGAATGCGGCGCTTGAAAGGCAGGTGATCGCACAGACAGCGAAGGTTGTGGCATTGCAGTCAGAACTGCAGTCATTGGAGACCTTGCTAAGCGCCGTCATGCAAAGCACGACGTCACTTTTGGGCAATAGAGCGCCAAAGCGACCGACAGCACTGGCTCCTTAACAAAGCGGCGCCACGCTTCAATCCCACCTGTCGTGCGTCCGATCAAGACAGTGCAGTCCGAGCTCGCGGCTGGCGTAAAGACATGTCGCGGGTCACCGGACATATCGTATGTTGCATCAAAGGACTCAAAGGCTCGATTCGGCCCCGGTCAATCAAATTTGTCCCATTATGGAACATTATGTGGCGCATATCGTTAGTTATATCTAAGGTTTAAAGCATCGCGCCGCCCACCATGAGACCCAAAATGGAAAATTTGAACATTACGGTGCTTCTCTATATAGTTCGAGAACTAGGGACCATGTGGCGGAAGTTATGACAAACGGCTTGATGCGCTTAGCGGATCTGAGACAGCTTCTATTGGATATGGAGCGTGATTTTGGGCTCGATGACCTGCCGGAGCAAGAGACCCGCCTGCTCTATGCCATGGCTATGCAGACCCGCGAGAAATCAGAGGTTTCGTTGGTTGAACTGCAGGAGCATCCTTTGACGGCTGACATATCGCGCAGTACCTTTTTCCGTGCACTCAAGCATCTTGCACAGCGTGGTTACATCGAGAAAACCGGCCTTGAAAAACGCGCAGGCTACAAGCTTTTGAAGTAGCGGCCCTTCTTGTAACGAGCTCGGCGATAGGCGACACGGGATGCCTCGCGACCATGTGAAAGCGTGCAGAGGCGGCTCCGCGCTATTAACGCAAGACTATCACAATTGCTCCGGGAGACCTGCCGCCCTCCACCATGGCCCCCCTCTTGCAGGCCTTCCGTGACGCGCTGGGCCGGGCTTTCAGACCTCGCGCCTGTGTGCCGCGATCTATGCTAACGATCCTGGCGACGGGCCGAGATAGATGATGCTGCATGCGCAACTTCACAGCAAAATTGACATTGGGCGACAGTCATGATGCGCAAGATGGCGGTTGCGGGTCACACCATGCGCCATAAGGACGATCCACCAAAACACAGCGTCACTTTTCCGCATCATGCTGAACCTGTGCTGAACCAAATAGCGACCACAAATAACACCCGACACAAAAAGCGGCCAATAGTCTGATTTTTTGTGGTTATATGGCGCACCCGACAGGATTCGAACCTGTGGCCTCTGCCTTCGGAGGGCAGCGCTCTATCCAGCTGAGCTACGGGTGCAATAGGCGTTCTATAGCGGCCCCGCTGCGGGGTCGCAATGCAAAAACATCAGCTGAACAGATCGTGGCACAGTTCCAGCGCGTCGATCAGCACATCGACTTCTTCGACCGTGTTATAGACCCCGAATGACGCGCGGCAGGTCGCGGGCACGCCGATATGATCCATCAGCGGCATCGCGCAATGCGAGCCTGCGCGCACGGCCACGCCTTTCTTGTCCAGCACGGTGGAAATGTCATGCGCATGCGCCGCCCCGTCCAATGTGAACGAAAAGATCGCGCCCTTGGTGTCCGACGTGCCCTGCACCTGCACCCAATTCAGCCCGTCCAGCCGGTCGCGGGCATAATTGCGCAAAAGCCGTTCATGTTCGGCGATATTGGCCATGCCCAGCCCGGTCATGTAATCCAGCGCCACCCCCAGCCCGATCATCTGCACGATGCCGGGTGTGCCGGCCTCGAACATCATCGGGGGATCGTTCCAGGTCACCGCATCGCGCGATACATCGCGGATCATGTCACCGCCGCCCAGAAAGGGGCGCATTTCGGCCATCCGTTCCTTGCGCACATAGATCGCGCCCGACCCCGAAGGACCATAAAGCTTATGCCCGGTGATCGCATAGAAATCGCAGCCCAAAGCCTGCACATCGACGGGCATATGCACGGCGGCCTGTGATCCATCCACCAGCACCGGCACGCCTTTGGCCTGCGCGGCCGCCGTGATCTTGGCGATATCCACCACCGTGCCCAAAACATTGGACATATGGGTGATCGCGACCAGCTTGGTTTTCGGGCCGATGGCGTCGATCACCTTTTGCGGGTCCAGATCGCCGCGTGTATCGACATCGACCCATTTGATCACCACGCCTTGGCGTTCGCGCAGGAAATGCCACGGCACGATATTGGCGTGATGTTCCATGATCGACAGCACGATTTCATCGCCTGCCTCCATCCGCGGCATGGCCCAGCCATAGGCGACCATATTGATCCCCTCGGTGGTGCCGGAATTCATGATGATCTCATCCTCGGACCCGGCATTGAGGAACCGTGCGATCGTGCCGCGCACGGCCTCGTATTTCTCGGTGGCGAGGTTGGACAGGTAATGCAGGCCCCGATGCACATTGGCATATTCATGGGCATAGGCCTGTGTGACCGCGTCTATCACCACCTGCGGTTTCTGCGCCGAGGCACCATTATCAAGATAAACCAATGGCTTGCCATTGACCTGCCGCGACAGGATGGGAAAATCGGCGCGTATTTTCGCGACATCTAGGGTCATATTTGACCTCCGGTTGGGGCGACGCCCAGGACTGTCAGAACGATCCCCGCGATCAGCGCAGTCCCGATCACGGCGAAAAGCAAGGTGCCAAAGGCTTTGCCCAGGCTGTCAAAGCGATGCATCACATTGACGAAATTCACCAGGCAGCGCAGCAGGATCGCCAGCGACACAAGCCCAAAGATAGAGGCGATCTGCGGGCTGATCACCACCAGCAGGACCTGCACGGCCTCGAGCGCGACACTGATTGACTGGAACATGACGATCACGGTCAGGCTGTCTTCGACACTGCCCTGCCCGCCCATCATCCGGCCGATATGATAGATCGTATAGACCAGCAGGAACAGAAAGATCGTGATGATCATCGCATAGCGGAACGGTGTCAGCACCATGCCCGGCTGCATCATCACCGGCATCGGCGAGGCGGCCTGCAACAGCGCCAGCATCAGCACATTCAGCACCGCCACCAGCGCCAGCGCGGTCCATAGATTGCCCAGCCCCAGCCGCCAATCCAGCACCTGCCTTGCGGCACCCGCAGGGTCGGTGATCGCCCCCCACAGGGCGCGCGTCGCAGATTGCATCGTGATATTCATGGTCTGCTTTCTGCTTCACGCATTGATTGCACCCAGATCACCGCAAAAGCGGCCAGCCAGAATGCGCCGACGATATTGGTTTCCAGCCCCGGCCCGATAAAGCCGCGCGTCATGCCATGCAACAGGATCGCGGGCGTGGTCGCCAGCATGGTCCAGAACAGGGCGATCCGCGCGCCATACATCGTGCCTTTGCCACCCAATAGCTTTGCCACAAGATGTGTGGCCCCGCCCAGAAAATACAAGAACAGCGGCCAGACCATCAACCAGGCCACGAATTCATAGGCCATCAGACGGTCCAATGCGGGCACCTCTGCACCGGGCGGCAGGTCAAACCCCGCCGCCATGCGCGACAGGCGCGGCCATTGCGCGACAAAGATCACGAAACAGGCGATCATCAGATAGGCAATCGCGCGATCCTCGCGCCGTCCTTGATCCAATATGCTGCGCATCACCGCACGCGGCGCGCGCCATGTCCGCACGATGTCGCTGGTGACCGGCATCAGGCCCGCCGTGCCAGCCAGCCTTCCAGCCGGGTCTGCAATTCCGCGGCCAGCGCCTGATCCTCGATTTCGGCCAAGGCTTCGGCCAGAAAGGACAGGGTCAGCAGGTTGCGCGCGACTTCCATCGGCACCCCGCGCGACCGCAGATAGAACAGCGCGGTTTCGTCAATGGCCCCGGTGGTGGACCCATGCGAACAGGCGACATCATCGGCATAGATTTCCAGTTCCGGCTTGGCCAGAAACTGGCTGTCATCATCCAGCAGCAAAGATTGGCTGATCTGGTAGCCATCGGTCTTTTGCGCGCCCTGTTTGACAAGGATCTTGCCCTGAAACACGCCCACGGCCCCGTTGCGCAACACTTTCTTGAACACCTGTCGGCTTTCACCGCGTAGCGCGTCATGGGTCACGAAAACCGTGTCATCATGGTGGAAATCATCCCCATCCCCGACACAAGCCCCCGCAACATGCGCCACCGCATCATCGCCCCGGATATCGATCACGCATTCATTGCGCGTCAGCACGCCGTTAAAGGTCAGCGTGAAGGATTTGAACACGGATTCCGCCGCCAGCTGCGCGAAACAATGCGTCACCGCACGGCGTTCATGGTCGTTGCCCTGCGCGCGGATATGATGAAACTGGCCCGCTGCGGCGATATCAACCTCCAGGCAGGTGGACAGGCGCGCGGCACCGGGGCCGGTTTCCAGCAAGGTCAGGCTGGCGCCCGCCTCGACCCGGATCACATGATGCAATGTCGCGTCGGATGTTTCCGATTGGTGCAGATAGACCAGATGCACCGGTTTGTGCACCGCGCCGG from Yoonia vestfoldensis encodes the following:
- a CDS encoding Yip1 family protein; the encoded protein is MNITMQSATRALWGAITDPAGAARQVLDWRLGLGNLWTALALVAVLNVLMLALLQAASPMPVMMQPGMVLTPFRYAMIITIFLFLLVYTIYHIGRMMGGQGSVEDSLTVIVMFQSISVALEAVQVLLVVISPQIASIFGLVSLAILLRCLVNFVNVMHRFDSLGKAFGTLLFAVIGTALIAGIVLTVLGVAPTGGQI
- a CDS encoding SufB/SufD family protein, yielding MALAQLKQDVTLARLAGINLPAGATWANAARSDALARVSAMGLPTRRDEYWRYTDPAALIAAQTPPAALFDNGEAPLFADVDRITLVFVDGVFDAAASSDLAGEGVEIHRLADVTQRDIHWAKDLYGTLESRGQQPVDRPLAALNTAIASDGVVIRATGAVHKPVHLVYLHQSETSDATLHHVIRVEAGASLTLLETGPGAARLSTCLEVDIAAAGQFHHIRAQGNDHERRAVTHCFAQLAAESVFKSFTLTFNGVLTRNECVIDIRGDDAVAHVAGACVGDGDDFHHDDTVFVTHDALRGESRQVFKKVLRNGAVGVFQGKILVKQGAQKTDGYQISQSLLLDDDSQFLAKPELEIYADDVACSHGSTTGAIDETALFYLRSRGVPMEVARNLLTLSFLAEALAEIEDQALAAELQTRLEGWLARRA